A region of Dermochelys coriacea isolate rDerCor1 chromosome 1, rDerCor1.pri.v4, whole genome shotgun sequence DNA encodes the following proteins:
- the LOC122457351 gene encoding MIEF1 upstream open reading frame protein-like isoform X1, giving the protein MQIYRTHPTTPQTPKDLNLKNVRIQLLYYLICSQVCLLLHLSPMAAWSREAVLNLYRALLRQGRGLRYTDRDFYLASIRREFRKNQQLERLEDRERQLEKGQAFLHNRLGGLV; this is encoded by the exons ATGCAAATTTACCGCACGcaccccaccacaccccaaaCGCCAAAGGATCTGAATCTTAAGAATGTGCGAATCCAGCTGCTGTACTATCTGATTTGCTCTCAGG TTTGCCTTCTCCTGCATCTGTCCCCCATGGCAGCGTGGTCCCGTGAGGCAGTGCTGAACCTCTATCGTGCTCTGCTGCGCCAGGGCCGTGGTCTACGCTACACCGACCGTGATTTCTACCTCGCCTCCATCCGGCGTGAGTTCCGCAAGAACCAGCAGCTGGAGCGGCTTGAAGACAGAGAAAGACAACTGGAGAAGGGACAGGCCTTTCTGCACAATAGACTGGGAGGGTTGGTTTAG
- the LOC122457351 gene encoding MIEF1 upstream open reading frame protein-like isoform X2, translated as MAAWSREAVLNLYRALLRQGRGLRYTDRDFYLASIRREFRKNQQLERLEDRERQLEKGQAFLHNRLGGLV; from the coding sequence ATGGCAGCGTGGTCCCGTGAGGCAGTGCTGAACCTCTATCGTGCTCTGCTGCGCCAGGGCCGTGGTCTACGCTACACCGACCGTGATTTCTACCTCGCCTCCATCCGGCGTGAGTTCCGCAAGAACCAGCAGCTGGAGCGGCTTGAAGACAGAGAAAGACAACTGGAGAAGGGACAGGCCTTTCTGCACAATAGACTGGGAGGGTTGGTTTAG